A stretch of the Duncaniella dubosii genome encodes the following:
- a CDS encoding NAD(P)-dependent oxidoreductase, with the protein MKVLIATEKPFAAVAVDGMRKVIEEAGAELVLLEKYTDRKDLLAAVADVDALIIRSDKVDGEVLAAAPKLKVVVRAGAGYDNVDLEAATERGVCVQNTPGQNSNAVAELVFGLAVMMCRNMYNGTSGSELKDKTLGIQAFGQVGRNVARIARGFEMNVSALDPYCPDNVMEDAGVSPVHSVKELYRNNKVVSIHIPATPETRKSIGYELIMSMPKGGLLINTARKEVIDEEGLIKALDERADIKYAADVAPDRAAEIKERFGDRVFFTPKKMGAQTSEANINAGIAAARQVISFLTTGEERFRVNK; encoded by the coding sequence ATGAAAGTCCTTATAGCAACAGAAAAACCTTTTGCAGCTGTCGCAGTCGACGGAATGCGCAAGGTTATCGAGGAGGCCGGGGCAGAACTCGTGCTTCTTGAAAAATACACCGACCGCAAGGATCTTCTCGCAGCGGTGGCCGATGTGGATGCGCTGATTATCCGCAGTGACAAGGTGGATGGCGAAGTCCTTGCCGCCGCTCCGAAGCTCAAGGTAGTGGTGAGAGCCGGCGCAGGCTACGATAATGTGGACCTCGAGGCAGCCACCGAGCGCGGTGTATGTGTCCAGAACACTCCGGGGCAGAATTCAAATGCCGTGGCCGAGCTTGTGTTCGGTCTTGCGGTGATGATGTGCCGCAACATGTATAACGGGACATCGGGTTCTGAACTCAAAGACAAGACGCTCGGCATTCAGGCATTCGGTCAGGTCGGTCGCAACGTTGCCCGCATAGCACGCGGTTTTGAGATGAATGTATCTGCTCTTGATCCTTATTGCCCGGACAATGTGATGGAGGATGCCGGTGTTTCGCCGGTGCATTCGGTCAAGGAGCTCTATCGCAACAACAAGGTTGTGTCCATTCATATCCCTGCTACTCCTGAAACACGCAAGTCGATCGGTTATGAGCTCATCATGTCAATGCCCAAAGGCGGTCTTCTTATAAACACCGCGCGTAAGGAGGTGATTGATGAGGAAGGTCTCATCAAGGCTCTTGACGAGCGTGCGGATATCAAGTATGCCGCCGATGTCGCGCCCGACCGTGCTGCGGAAATCAAGGAGCGTTTCGGCGACCGGGTGTTCTTCACACCAAAAAAGATGGGAGCTCAGACTTCGGAAGCGAATATCAATGCCGGAATCGCGGCCGCCCGTCAGGTGATTTCTTTCCTCACGACAGGAGAGGAGCGTTTCCGTGTTAACAAATAA
- the serC gene encoding 3-phosphoserine/phosphohydroxythreonine transaminase: MKKHNFSAGPSILSEYTIKNTAEAVINFANTGLSLLEVSHRGKEFVAVMDEAQALVKELLDVPEGYHVLYLGGGASLQFCMAPFNLLRTKAGYLDTGTWAANAIKEAKIFGEVEVLASSKEANYTYYPKGYTVPEDLDYFHITTNNTIYGTELRTDPDVKVPLVADMSSDIFSRPVDVSKYDLIYAGAQKNLGPAGATLVIVKESALGHVDRVIPTMLDYRTHVKKGSMFNTPPVLPVFSALQTLRYYKEMGGVKEMEKRDVAKAKLLYDAIDASKMFVGTVTDPDSRSIMNVTFVMTPEYKELEKDFVDFCAARGIVGIKGHRSVGGFRASLYNALPIESVQALVDAMNDFEKAH, from the coding sequence ATGAAGAAGCATAATTTTTCCGCCGGCCCTTCGATTCTGAGTGAATACACCATTAAGAATACGGCCGAAGCAGTCATTAATTTTGCCAACACAGGTCTCTCTCTCCTTGAGGTTTCACACCGCGGCAAAGAGTTTGTTGCTGTAATGGACGAAGCTCAGGCGCTTGTCAAGGAACTCCTTGATGTGCCCGAGGGTTATCATGTGCTTTATCTTGGTGGCGGCGCGAGCCTTCAGTTCTGCATGGCTCCGTTCAACCTCCTGCGCACCAAGGCCGGCTATCTCGACACCGGCACATGGGCGGCCAATGCCATCAAGGAAGCCAAGATTTTCGGTGAGGTAGAAGTGCTTGCTTCATCAAAAGAGGCCAACTATACCTATTATCCGAAGGGGTATACAGTGCCCGAGGATCTCGACTATTTCCACATCACCACCAATAATACAATCTACGGAACTGAGCTTCGCACAGATCCCGATGTGAAAGTGCCTCTCGTGGCAGACATGTCGTCGGATATTTTCTCGCGTCCTGTCGACGTATCCAAATATGATCTCATCTATGCCGGCGCACAGAAGAACCTCGGCCCGGCCGGCGCTACGCTTGTGATTGTCAAGGAAAGCGCTCTCGGCCACGTCGACCGCGTGATTCCCACCATGCTCGACTACCGCACCCACGTGAAGAAAGGCTCTATGTTCAACACTCCTCCAGTGCTCCCGGTGTTCTCGGCTCTCCAGACACTCCGTTATTATAAGGAAATGGGCGGCGTGAAGGAGATGGAGAAGCGCGACGTTGCCAAGGCCAAGCTTCTCTATGATGCAATCGACGCATCAAAGATGTTTGTCGGCACAGTGACCGATCCGGATTCCCGCTCGATTATGAATGTCACTTTCGTGATGACTCCCGAATACAAGGAGCTTGAGAAGGACTTCGTTGACTTCTGCGCTGCAAGAGGCATTGTCGGTATCAAGGGGCACCGTTCGGTAGGCGGTTTCCGTGCATCGCTCTACAACGCGTTGCCTATCGAGAGCGTGCAGGCGCTCGTCGACGCGATGAATGATTTCGAAAAGGCTCATTAA